In Halovivax gelatinilyticus, the following are encoded in one genomic region:
- a CDS encoding glycosyltransferase, with the protein MGTDRPVSVLALTTNAAAPFFEQQVEALSRYGVETTVCAVPGDPTGSDGRSAIDYVRFGRIVRDRVDESTDLIHAHYGLIGPFAFTQRRCPVVLSLWGSDLHHPLIAPISRLSARASSNVVVMSAEMARLLDTDCHVIPDGIDLETFRPMDGERARRSVGWTDGGYDVLFPYAKTRTVKDYPRARSIVERVDRRLSKPVRLRTVSGVSHERVPAYMNAADALLLTSRSEGSPNAVKEAMACELPVVSTPVGDVPARLASVEPSVVAGSNDALVDGLETVLVNGGRSNGRDAARSVGIDRQTNALLAVYEDAIDREVSLVPRAEEPELANTDTT; encoded by the coding sequence ATGGGGACAGATCGACCGGTTTCCGTTCTCGCGCTGACGACGAACGCGGCGGCGCCGTTCTTCGAACAGCAGGTCGAGGCGTTATCACGGTACGGTGTCGAGACGACGGTGTGTGCCGTCCCGGGGGATCCGACCGGATCCGATGGGCGGTCCGCGATCGACTACGTCAGATTCGGACGAATCGTTCGCGATCGCGTCGACGAATCGACAGACCTTATTCACGCCCATTATGGCCTCATCGGTCCGTTCGCGTTCACACAGCGTCGATGTCCGGTCGTCCTCTCGCTGTGGGGATCCGATCTCCACCACCCGTTGATCGCCCCTATCAGTCGGCTCTCGGCGCGAGCCAGTTCGAACGTCGTCGTGATGTCGGCGGAGATGGCGCGGCTGCTCGATACGGACTGTCACGTGATTCCGGACGGAATCGACCTCGAAACGTTCAGACCGATGGATGGAGAGCGCGCACGCCGATCGGTCGGGTGGACCGACGGGGGATACGACGTTCTCTTTCCGTACGCCAAAACGCGAACTGTCAAAGACTACCCGCGCGCGCGATCGATCGTCGAACGGGTCGATCGGCGCCTCTCGAAGCCGGTCAGATTGCGGACGGTCTCCGGCGTCTCTCACGAGCGCGTTCCGGCGTACATGAACGCCGCCGACGCGCTCCTTTTGACCTCGCGATCGGAGGGATCTCCGAACGCCGTAAAGGAAGCGATGGCCTGTGAACTTCCGGTCGTCTCGACGCCGGTCGGTGACGTTCCAGCACGGCTGGCATCTGTCGAGCCCTCCGTCGTCGCCGGTTCGAACGACGCGCTCGTCGACGGCCTCGAGACCGTCCTCGTAAACGGCGGCCGGTCGAACGGACGAGACGCCGCACGGTCGGTCGGGATCGATCGTCAGACGAACGCGTTACTCGCGGTCTACGAGGATGCGATCGATCGCGAGGTATCGCTCGTTCCACGCGCAGAAGAACCAGAGTTGGCGAACACCGACACCACGTGA
- a CDS encoding DUF6541 family protein, producing the protein MGRIPNLLLAAGYLAVAAAVVVARRSPATGYEPSIYTATPTGTWIALGIGLSIALAVSVVCRDVHQAAGIVLGGFAVTTVVSLPIVRGYYFHGKGDALTHLGWVRDFVGGTMAPHELFYPGLHSVASMFVLVAGVEPQHALMAAVVVFFVPFVVFVPLVVRLITDNPVAVGFGAIIAWLVLPVNNIATHMGAHSNSNALFFVPVFAFAVLAYLTRRSSDERLPFGLSPYGALIVLSGLGLLLIHPQQMVNAVILLGAISAVQLVARRRYDEHPVLEHPTIHVYSVVMAVTFAAWAFANERFRNALGGLIYGLLTADIGTGEEVGQRGASLTEIGGSLPELFAKLFLVSAVLALVVGSYILVVWAGRSRASPGSRALVSYLAVALIPLGGLFVVYFMGTPTMAFRQIGFIFVVVTILAGVALGAFVGWFDRFAPTVAVSGIIAVALAVCLVVAMLTVFGSPFIYNPTQHVSEQTYHGYETAITGGTDHPYAGYGYTTYRYNDAIYGVETMTDEQAAIMWPGEGVIEMDAFNDGDYGDAYPGDGPYFLIGSEFDTVREHEIYHELNYQSVSLESLEDEVGSARYVSNPEVFVYEIRDH; encoded by the coding sequence ATGGGACGAATACCGAACCTGTTGCTCGCCGCCGGCTACCTCGCCGTCGCTGCGGCAGTCGTCGTCGCGAGGCGATCGCCGGCTACCGGGTACGAACCGTCCATATACACGGCGACGCCGACAGGAACCTGGATCGCCCTCGGAATTGGGCTATCCATCGCGCTCGCGGTGTCTGTCGTCTGCCGGGACGTACACCAGGCAGCCGGTATCGTGCTCGGTGGGTTCGCCGTGACGACAGTCGTGAGCCTTCCGATCGTCAGAGGGTACTACTTCCACGGAAAGGGGGACGCACTAACCCACCTCGGATGGGTCCGAGATTTCGTCGGTGGGACGATGGCGCCCCACGAGTTGTTCTATCCGGGGTTACACAGCGTCGCGTCGATGTTCGTCCTCGTCGCCGGCGTCGAGCCACAGCACGCGTTGATGGCTGCGGTCGTCGTGTTCTTCGTTCCGTTCGTCGTGTTCGTTCCGCTGGTGGTTCGACTGATCACGGACAATCCGGTGGCGGTCGGCTTCGGCGCGATCATCGCCTGGCTCGTCCTTCCCGTAAACAATATCGCGACACACATGGGCGCCCACAGCAACAGCAACGCGCTCTTTTTCGTCCCCGTCTTCGCGTTCGCGGTTCTCGCCTACCTGACCCGACGATCGTCGGATGAGCGGCTTCCGTTCGGCCTTTCCCCGTACGGCGCGCTCATCGTCCTCTCGGGACTCGGGTTGTTGTTGATCCACCCCCAGCAGATGGTGAACGCGGTGATACTCTTGGGGGCGATTAGCGCCGTCCAGCTCGTCGCTCGCCGTCGGTACGACGAACATCCCGTGTTAGAGCATCCAACGATTCACGTCTACTCGGTTGTCATGGCGGTGACGTTCGCGGCGTGGGCGTTCGCGAACGAACGCTTCAGGAACGCACTCGGTGGATTGATCTACGGACTGTTGACGGCCGATATCGGAACGGGAGAAGAGGTCGGTCAGCGAGGGGCGTCGCTTACGGAGATCGGTGGGAGCCTCCCGGAACTCTTCGCGAAGCTCTTTCTGGTGAGCGCCGTACTCGCGCTGGTCGTCGGCAGTTACATCCTCGTCGTCTGGGCCGGTCGGAGCCGGGCGTCGCCGGGGTCGCGAGCGCTCGTATCGTACCTCGCCGTCGCACTCATTCCGCTCGGCGGGCTGTTCGTCGTCTACTTCATGGGGACGCCGACGATGGCGTTCAGGCAGATCGGATTTATATTCGTCGTGGTGACGATCCTCGCGGGCGTCGCCCTGGGCGCGTTCGTCGGCTGGTTCGACCGCTTCGCCCCGACGGTCGCCGTCTCGGGGATCATCGCCGTGGCGCTCGCCGTCTGTCTCGTCGTGGCGATGCTCACCGTCTTCGGCTCTCCGTTCATCTACAATCCGACTCAGCACGTCTCAGAACAGACCTATCACGGCTACGAGACGGCGATCACCGGCGGGACCGACCACCCGTACGCCGGCTACGGCTACACGACCTATCGGTACAACGACGCGATATACGGCGTCGAAACGATGACGGACGAACAGGCGGCGATCATGTGGCCGGGCGAGGGCGTAATCGAGATGGACGCGTTCAACGACGGTGACTACGGCGACGCCTATCCGGGTGACGGACCGTACTTCCTGATCGGTAGCGAGTTCGATACGGTGCGAGAACACGAGATCTACCACGAACTAAATTACCAATCGGTGTCGCTGGAGTCGCTCGAAGACGAGGTGGGATCGGCGCGCTACGTCTCGAATCCGGAAGTTTTCGTCTACGAGATCCGCGATCACTGA
- a CDS encoding DUF7344 domain-containing protein gives MAEAELTRAKLFDVFSNARRRMAVRFLTEQNGTCDLTPLVEYVAAEENDVTRDDVTRAQRRRVYISLYQTHLPMLDEHEIIEWEPEAHRIELLMDEHRFEPYLASDLDDDREWYRAYSALSLCGLVGLAVVFVVSGSISTSLAPILAVVLATLFLTLAVVHRLSRDGWR, from the coding sequence ATGGCTGAAGCCGAGCTCACCAGAGCGAAGCTATTCGACGTGTTCAGTAACGCACGCCGCCGTATGGCGGTTCGGTTCCTCACGGAACAAAACGGCACGTGCGATCTGACGCCGCTCGTCGAGTACGTCGCGGCCGAGGAAAACGACGTCACGAGAGACGACGTCACGCGAGCTCAGCGCCGACGTGTGTACATCTCCCTCTACCAGACTCACCTCCCGATGCTCGACGAACACGAAATAATCGAGTGGGAGCCAGAAGCCCATCGGATCGAGCTATTGATGGACGAACATCGGTTTGAACCGTATCTCGCGAGCGACCTCGATGACGACCGCGAGTGGTACCGCGCCTACTCCGCACTTTCACTGTGTGGACTCGTCGGGCTGGCTGTCGTCTTCGTCGTCTCCGGCTCGATTTCCACGTCGCTCGCACCGATTCTCGCCGTCGTGCTCGCAACCTTGTTTTTGACCCTCGCGGTCGTCCACCGCCTCTCACGTGATGGGTGGCGGTGA
- a CDS encoding acyltransferase → MTRVVDGSDCSIDDDVTIGYGEFDEPTRLGDACTIRAGSIIYGDVTIGRNFRTGHDVLVREGTTIGDDVLVGTKTVIDGQTEIGSSVSIQSNVYVPTETEIGSNVFVGPGAVMTNDEYPIRTEAGLDGPTIEDGASVGANATILPGVTVGENAFVAAGAIVTDDVPPNTLAVGAPATDRPLPDRLTGPNQIR, encoded by the coding sequence ATGACGCGGGTCGTCGACGGTAGCGATTGTTCGATCGACGACGACGTGACGATCGGCTACGGCGAGTTCGATGAGCCGACCCGTCTCGGCGACGCGTGTACGATTAGAGCCGGCAGCATCATCTACGGTGACGTCACGATCGGTCGGAATTTCCGTACCGGACACGACGTTCTCGTCCGCGAGGGAACCACGATCGGCGACGACGTACTCGTCGGAACGAAGACCGTCATCGACGGTCAGACCGAGATCGGTTCGTCCGTCAGCATCCAGTCGAACGTCTACGTTCCGACCGAGACGGAGATCGGATCCAACGTGTTCGTCGGACCGGGAGCAGTGATGACGAACGACGAGTATCCGATACGGACGGAGGCGGGACTCGATGGGCCGACGATCGAAGACGGAGCGTCGGTCGGCGCCAATGCGACGATCTTACCGGGCGTCACCGTCGGCGAAAACGCGTTCGTCGCCGCCGGAGCGATCGTGACCGACGACGTTCCCCCCAATACGCTCGCCGTCGGCGCGCCGGCGACCGATCGACCGCTACCAGACCGACTCACGGGACCGAATCAGATCCGATGA
- a CDS encoding Gfo/Idh/MocA family protein: MTVIDRSKPVSIPPRAGVVGVGAMGENHARVYSESRGVTLAGIADLDEELARCVAAEYGTVTRELDELLDECDLVSVAVPTAAHFEVVKRCLDAGVHVLVEKPITANPERGEELASLARESGLVLQVGHVERFNPAVRATADLIRDLDIIAVDAKRLGPPVDRTTSDRVTLDLMIHDVDIVQSLIGSVPTAVAAAGTADGQHATATLEFDDVVATLTASRVSQRKVRRLTVTATDCLVEVDYLDQSVLLYRDSFPEFVSDESGNRYRHESVIERPEVKNREPLRAEIESFVTAVTEGTEPPVTAEAGLRALETVRTIDDRVRTRESLEVRSR; encoded by the coding sequence ATGACAGTAATTGACAGGTCGAAACCCGTATCGATCCCTCCACGCGCCGGCGTCGTCGGCGTCGGCGCGATGGGGGAGAATCACGCGCGAGTATACAGCGAATCACGGGGCGTCACCCTCGCCGGTATCGCCGATCTCGACGAGGAACTCGCTCGATGCGTCGCGGCCGAGTACGGGACGGTCACGCGGGAGCTGGACGAGTTACTCGATGAGTGTGATCTCGTCTCGGTCGCCGTCCCGACGGCGGCACATTTCGAGGTCGTTAAACGCTGTCTCGACGCCGGCGTCCACGTCCTCGTCGAGAAACCGATCACGGCGAATCCGGAGCGGGGTGAGGAACTCGCCTCGCTCGCGCGCGAGTCCGGACTCGTCTTGCAAGTCGGTCACGTCGAACGGTTCAATCCAGCCGTCAGGGCGACCGCCGACCTGATTCGCGACCTGGACATCATCGCAGTGGACGCGAAACGACTCGGTCCGCCGGTCGATCGAACCACGAGCGATCGGGTGACACTCGACCTGATGATTCACGACGTCGACATCGTCCAGTCACTGATCGGATCGGTCCCGACGGCCGTCGCCGCCGCGGGAACCGCCGACGGACAACACGCGACGGCAACCCTCGAGTTCGACGACGTCGTGGCGACGCTGACGGCGAGTCGGGTGAGTCAACGCAAAGTGAGGCGACTGACCGTCACGGCGACCGACTGCCTCGTCGAGGTCGATTACCTCGATCAGTCCGTTTTGCTGTATCGAGACTCGTTCCCCGAGTTCGTCAGCGACGAAAGCGGAAACCGATACCGACACGAGAGCGTTATCGAACGCCCGGAGGTCAAAAACCGCGAACCGCTGCGAGCGGAGATCGAGTCGTTCGTCACCGCCGTGACCGAGGGAACGGAACCGCCGGTGACCGCCGAAGCGGGACTTCGCGCCCTCGAGACGGTTCGAACGATCGACGATCGAGTTCGAACGCGAGAGAGCCTGGAGGTCCGTTCCCGATGA
- a CDS encoding polysaccharide deacetylase family protein: MGSVVISIDAELGWGFHDLESPPNERIERARWGWQTTRALLDAHEIPATWAVVGHLMLESCDGIHEAHPAPEGWFERERTEWRSRRDLRFGPDLVESLVESPVDHEIASHSFSHVLFDDPGTTSELARAECERAVELADAWNLSLDSFVFPRNGVGHRDALADAGFIAYRSRTDEAEGLYPVVRDVLSPRSMLVTPRVDEYGLVDVPPSLFAFGFEDRFRRIAETVRDDPMVELARRGIDQAATGDGIFHLWFHPNNVTTAADSTRLRRILTYVSRRRADGSLSVETMGQVGRRVLETSDESVGTRRVGPT; this comes from the coding sequence GTGGGCAGCGTGGTAATCTCGATCGACGCCGAACTCGGGTGGGGATTTCACGACCTCGAATCACCGCCCAACGAGCGTATCGAGCGCGCCAGATGGGGGTGGCAAACGACGCGCGCGTTGCTCGATGCGCACGAGATCCCGGCGACCTGGGCGGTGGTCGGCCACCTCATGCTCGAATCGTGTGACGGGATTCACGAGGCTCATCCGGCGCCGGAAGGGTGGTTCGAACGCGAGCGTACCGAGTGGCGATCCAGGCGGGATCTTCGATTCGGACCCGACCTCGTCGAATCGCTCGTCGAATCGCCCGTCGATCACGAGATCGCTTCTCACTCGTTCTCGCACGTCTTGTTCGACGATCCGGGAACGACGAGTGAACTGGCACGCGCTGAGTGTGAACGGGCGGTGGAACTGGCCGACGCGTGGAATCTTTCGCTCGACTCGTTCGTCTTTCCGCGAAACGGCGTCGGTCACCGAGACGCGCTCGCCGACGCCGGCTTCATCGCTTACCGGTCGCGAACGGACGAGGCGGAGGGCCTCTATCCCGTCGTACGTGACGTACTTAGTCCGCGTTCGATGCTGGTCACGCCCCGGGTCGACGAGTACGGGCTCGTCGACGTTCCACCCTCGCTGTTCGCCTTCGGGTTCGAAGATCGATTTCGCCGTATCGCCGAGACGGTCCGCGACGATCCGATGGTCGAACTCGCCCGCAGAGGGATCGATCAGGCGGCGACCGGTGACGGAATCTTTCACCTCTGGTTCCACCCGAACAACGTGACGACGGCGGCCGACTCGACGCGACTGCGCCGGATCCTCACATACGTTTCACGACGTCGGGCGGACGGTTCCCTCTCGGTCGAAACGATGGGGCAGGTCGGCCGTCGCGTCCTCGAGACGTCCGACGAGTCGGTAGGAACCCGTCGTGTGGGTCCCACCTAG
- a CDS encoding alkaline phosphatase family protein produces MSGSSTGADRAFVLGLDGVPWRLIEQWSDDGTLPNFARLRERGASGPLESTRPATTPLAWPSIATGVWPDKHGIYGFQKLSESYTHRMYTSRDLRQPPIWRQLSPSIVGNVPMTYPPNEIDGAVVSGMMTPSTEKTFTHPPDLGAEIADHIPDYQISLDYPSYADDLDAFEAAVDEILDARRALMELLLERVPDWRLCFFVFTAPDRFQHLVWDEDRLRSHYKILDELLGEILDRTDAANADLYVVSDHGFGPIHTLVYVNYILEQNGFLTRREDDGTRGALSALGITRDSVTNALASVGISEERLATALPRRLVDSVAEQIPGDHALYDVDYGQTEAFVHDAGNVYVNDVDRFEDGIVDSGDVSDVKDSVRACFESVSDPETGESVLRVFDGDDLFPTDDDAPDLVVNGRGEYESRTTIANEPFGDTGSTAASHRSTGIMLCAGPSIEAGASLRGARVVDVAPTLLHGIDEPVPSNVDGRVLFDAFRPDSTPATTKVKRQSVRSLDADEQVDDDFSDVEKRLKGLGYME; encoded by the coding sequence ATGTCTGGATCTAGTACCGGCGCCGATCGAGCGTTCGTCCTCGGGCTCGACGGCGTCCCATGGCGGCTCATCGAACAGTGGAGCGACGACGGGACGCTTCCGAACTTCGCACGACTGCGCGAACGGGGCGCCTCGGGGCCGCTCGAGAGTACGCGCCCGGCGACGACGCCGCTTGCCTGGCCCTCGATTGCGACCGGGGTCTGGCCGGACAAACACGGCATTTATGGCTTTCAGAAGCTCTCCGAATCGTACACCCACCGAATGTACACCAGTCGGGATCTCCGTCAACCGCCAATCTGGCGTCAGCTTTCGCCGTCGATCGTCGGCAACGTCCCGATGACGTATCCGCCGAACGAGATCGACGGGGCCGTCGTCTCCGGGATGATGACTCCCTCGACGGAGAAAACGTTCACACACCCACCCGACCTCGGCGCCGAGATCGCCGATCACATTCCCGACTATCAGATCAGCCTGGACTACCCCTCCTACGCCGACGACCTAGACGCGTTCGAGGCGGCCGTCGACGAAATTCTCGACGCACGTCGCGCGCTGATGGAGCTGCTACTTGAGCGCGTTCCCGACTGGCGGCTATGTTTTTTCGTCTTCACCGCACCGGACCGGTTCCAGCATCTGGTGTGGGACGAAGACCGGCTTCGGTCACACTACAAGATCCTAGACGAGTTACTCGGCGAGATTCTCGATCGCACCGACGCGGCGAACGCCGACCTCTACGTCGTCTCCGATCACGGCTTCGGACCGATCCACACACTCGTCTACGTGAATTACATCCTCGAACAGAACGGATTTCTCACGCGACGGGAGGACGACGGAACGAGAGGCGCGCTGTCGGCGCTCGGAATCACCAGAGACTCGGTCACGAACGCCCTCGCCTCCGTCGGTATCTCGGAAGAGCGGCTGGCGACGGCGCTGCCCCGGCGGTTGGTCGACTCCGTGGCCGAGCAAATTCCGGGAGACCACGCCCTCTACGACGTCGATTACGGTCAGACGGAAGCCTTCGTCCACGACGCCGGCAACGTCTACGTGAATGACGTCGATCGCTTCGAAGACGGGATCGTCGATTCGGGGGACGTCTCCGACGTGAAAGATTCGGTTCGTGCGTGCTTCGAATCGGTTTCCGATCCCGAAACCGGCGAGTCGGTCCTCCGCGTCTTCGACGGCGACGACCTCTTTCCGACGGACGACGACGCCCCGGATCTCGTCGTCAACGGCCGGGGCGAGTACGAGAGCCGCACGACGATCGCCAACGAACCGTTCGGAGACACGGGGTCGACGGCGGCCAGTCACCGCTCTACCGGTATCATGCTGTGTGCGGGCCCGTCGATCGAGGCGGGGGCGTCGCTGCGCGGGGCTCGCGTCGTCGACGTGGCGCCGACGTTACTCCACGGGATCGACGAACCGGTTCCGTCGAACGTCGACGGGCGGGTTCTCTTCGACGCGTTCAGACCGGACTCCACCCCCGCAACGACCAAAGTGAAACGCCAGAGCGTCCGGTCGTTAGACGCCGACGAGCAGGTCGACGACGACTTTTCGGACGTCGAAAAGCGTCTCAAGGGACTCGGCTACATGGAGTAA
- a CDS encoding DegT/DnrJ/EryC1/StrS family aminotransferase yields the protein MTDVPLADPDIGPAAYDRIEALLERGSLADGPEVRLFESEFAEYCGTDHAVATSNGTTALTATLEAIGLEPGDAVVTSPFSFVASANAIRLAGGRPVFADIDPETFTIDENAVAKQCSDRDDIVGILPVHLYGCPAPMTELVEIADEHDLFVVEDACQAHGASIDGDRVGSLGDAACFSFYPTKNMTTGEGGIVTTDDEALAARVASYINHGRRESNDRGYEHAQLGHNHRMTSIAAAIGRRQLDRLPSFTDARRTNASYYDEHLADAPVSRPAVPDGYGHVYHQYTIRVDDRDALRSSLDAANVETGVYYPTPIHQLPAYDAVHTAATDLPVAERASREVLSIPVHPGIGTDACRRVVRAIDEHYEST from the coding sequence ATGACGGACGTACCCCTCGCCGATCCAGACATCGGTCCGGCGGCGTACGACCGAATCGAAGCGCTCCTGGAGCGCGGGTCACTGGCAGACGGACCGGAGGTGCGGCTCTTCGAATCGGAGTTCGCAGAGTACTGCGGGACCGACCACGCCGTCGCGACGTCGAACGGAACGACCGCCCTCACCGCGACCCTCGAGGCGATCGGACTCGAACCGGGAGACGCGGTCGTGACCTCTCCGTTCTCGTTCGTCGCCAGCGCGAACGCCATCCGACTCGCCGGTGGTCGGCCGGTGTTCGCGGACATCGATCCCGAGACGTTCACGATCGATGAGAACGCAGTCGCCAAACAGTGTAGCGATCGCGACGATATCGTCGGCATTCTGCCGGTTCACCTGTACGGCTGTCCGGCGCCGATGACCGAGCTCGTGGAGATCGCAGACGAGCACGACCTGTTCGTCGTCGAAGACGCCTGTCAGGCACACGGCGCGTCGATCGACGGTGACCGGGTCGGATCGCTCGGCGACGCCGCGTGCTTCTCGTTCTATCCGACGAAGAATATGACGACGGGCGAAGGGGGAATAGTGACGACCGACGACGAAGCGCTGGCAGCGCGAGTCGCGAGTTACATCAATCACGGCCGGCGAGAGTCGAACGATCGCGGCTACGAGCACGCCCAGCTCGGACACAACCACCGGATGACGTCGATCGCGGCGGCCATCGGTCGGCGACAGCTCGATCGGCTTCCCTCCTTCACCGACGCCCGCCGAACCAACGCGAGCTACTACGACGAGCACCTGGCGGATGCGCCGGTCTCGAGACCGGCTGTGCCCGACGGATACGGGCACGTCTACCACCAGTACACGATCCGCGTCGACGATCGCGATGCGCTGCGGTCGTCGCTCGACGCGGCGAACGTCGAAACCGGCGTCTACTATCCGACGCCGATCCACCAGCTCCCCGCTTACGACGCGGTCCACACGGCGGCGACGGATCTCCCGGTAGCCGAACGCGCGTCGCGGGAAGTGCTCTCCATACCGGTCCATCCCGGGATCGGGACCGACGCGTGCCGACGCGTCGTCCGTGCCATCGACGAGCACTACGAATCGACATGA
- a CDS encoding nucleotide sugar dehydrogenase, whose protein sequence is MTDTTPDRLYDSPHDVEGRREALRDGSIPIAVYGLGKMGLPLASVLAERTGSVIGVDVDETVVSTINDGESHVDGEPGLAELVAEQVDRGRLEATSDGVTAAETARVHVILVPTLVTETNQPDLSALEAVLDVVADGLGRGDLVVIESTVPPRTVRDVVAPTLVARSSLEPGTFGIAVCPERTSSGTALRDIRGRYPKVVGGIDAESARAATALYEEVTDGPIDVVSDATTAEAVKVFEGIYRDVNIALANELATTATELGISVREAMDTANELPVCDLHDPGPGVGGHCIPNYPHFLRDRTKTPTPVTSVSRRVNERMPGWTVEEVSRHVADAGVSMDEAAIAVLGVTYRPGVAELRTAPGIEILATLEARGSTVYAIDPIVDASEIESALERVRASVTDSANGSSESNLIDFDSTSLERSVAPTRETEKRGSTTVVALDEFGSLELDAAVVVTPHEEFERIEWDELEPMVIFDGRDGLGIETTRHRYRVLGGSADGETASTPSSGWENAAGRYSDGFERLSPPQE, encoded by the coding sequence ATGACCGATACGACGCCGGATCGACTGTACGATTCCCCACACGACGTCGAAGGTCGACGGGAAGCGCTCCGAGACGGATCGATCCCCATCGCGGTGTACGGGCTGGGGAAGATGGGCCTCCCCCTGGCGAGCGTCCTCGCCGAACGGACGGGGTCGGTCATCGGCGTCGATGTCGACGAGACCGTCGTCTCGACGATCAACGACGGTGAGTCTCACGTCGACGGTGAACCCGGACTCGCCGAGTTAGTCGCCGAACAGGTCGACAGAGGCCGTCTGGAGGCGACGAGCGACGGCGTCACCGCCGCGGAAACGGCGCGGGTCCACGTCATCCTGGTTCCGACACTAGTGACCGAGACGAATCAGCCGGATCTCTCCGCGCTCGAAGCGGTCCTCGACGTCGTCGCCGACGGGCTCGGTCGCGGAGACCTCGTCGTCATCGAGTCGACGGTTCCGCCGCGAACCGTCCGCGACGTCGTCGCACCGACGCTGGTCGCACGCTCGTCGCTTGAACCGGGGACGTTCGGGATCGCCGTCTGTCCGGAGCGGACGTCCTCGGGGACGGCGCTTCGGGATATTCGAGGCCGCTATCCGAAAGTGGTCGGCGGTATCGACGCCGAGAGCGCTCGCGCGGCGACCGCCCTCTACGAAGAGGTAACGGACGGGCCGATCGACGTGGTTAGCGACGCGACGACCGCGGAGGCCGTCAAGGTGTTCGAGGGTATCTACCGAGACGTCAACATCGCGCTCGCGAACGAACTCGCGACGACTGCGACGGAACTCGGAATATCGGTTCGCGAGGCGATGGACACGGCCAACGAACTTCCGGTCTGCGATCTCCACGATCCTGGTCCCGGTGTCGGGGGTCACTGTATACCGAACTACCCGCACTTCCTCCGCGATCGGACGAAGACGCCAACGCCGGTTACGTCCGTCTCTCGTCGGGTGAACGAACGTATGCCGGGGTGGACGGTAGAGGAAGTTTCCCGTCACGTAGCGGACGCTGGCGTATCGATGGACGAGGCCGCCATCGCCGTCCTGGGCGTGACGTACCGACCAGGAGTTGCCGAGTTACGGACCGCACCCGGGATCGAGATACTCGCGACGCTCGAAGCTCGAGGGTCGACCGTCTACGCGATCGACCCCATCGTCGATGCGAGCGAGATCGAATCGGCGCTCGAACGAGTACGAGCGAGCGTGACCGACTCTGCCAACGGTTCGAGCGAGTCCAACCTGATCGATTTCGATTCGACCAGCCTCGAACGATCGGTCGCCCCAACTCGTGAAACGGAGAAACGGGGATCGACGACGGTCGTCGCTCTCGACGAGTTCGGATCGCTCGAACTCGACGCTGCCGTCGTGGTCACCCCACACGAGGAATTCGAACGGATCGAGTGGGACGAACTCGAACCGATGGTGATCTTCGACGGACGAGATGGGCTCGGTATCGAGACGACTCGCCACCGGTATCGGGTGCTCGGCGGGTCCGCCGACGGCGAGACCGCCAGTACTCCGTCGAGCGGGTGGGAAAACGCCGCCGGACGGTACTCAGACGGGTTCGAACGCCTCTCACCGCCCCAGGAATGA